The Alnus glutinosa chromosome 1, dhAlnGlut1.1, whole genome shotgun sequence region atatataataatattctaTTATCTGAATTCGATACATAAAAATGACTTACCACCCCTAACATTTTTTATTGAACGAGTGTCGATCAATGACTGAAACCATGCATTTTGAGAGTGATGTGTAGATACTAGATAATGAgtaataatttttcatattgaAAGCTACATGTTCTGCCATCTATGTTGAAAACTACATTATGACTTATGAGCCAACAAGCTGCCTTGAATCGTTTCTTACATATTTGATGTTTTTGCATGCAAATTACTTCTTTGGTTGTCCCTGTTAGTAGTCAATTGGTCTGTCAGGTTTGAGATTTAAGTGATGAGGAAGGCTGGAGCAAACTTAGTGGAGCTTTAATGTACTTGATGGATCTCTAATTATGTGACTGtaatataaacacatatatacGCTGCCTAGACCCAGGATTATGTGAAGTATTGAATACTAGGTAGCCTGTAAATCTAACTTTGTTATGTCTTTAGTTAAAGGGGCAAGCGTGTTGGTATTTTCAATGGAGGCAGGGTTCTTTGTTAggattttgacaaatttttataagatttacaAATTTACCTTGgtatttgatgatatttttggcAGGTTTCATTGTTTCAAGTCTCTTTGTACTTCTTTCGATCGCTAGCTTATAGACGGTCATCTATTGTATGACTTGTGTCCAATCATGAATCAAGATCAAGAGCAGCCTGAGCAGGTAAAATTATTAGTCTTTTAAGTTTCAAGTTGTCTTTGTGAGCTAGATTTTATATACTATCTAATTTGGATTGAAGaactaatttactaataatgatATTTGCAGATGAGTAATGAAGTACTTGGTGATGATGATATTGTTGGAGACTTTGAAGATGATGTGATTGAATTAACTacgagagaagaagaaaacgacTCTGTTTGTGTGGAGAAGGAGAAAGGGAAAAATTCGAGAAAAGGCCAGAAGCGTAGAAAGACTTCAGCCGTTTGGGATCATTTTGATGCCATTCATGGTAAGGAGGGTGAGAAGTTAAAGGCAAAATGCAAGTTGTGTGGTGCTGTGTACTTGGCTCCAAGTACTTATGGAACTGGAAATTTGAAGCGCCACATAGAAAATTGTCCGAGGAGAAGCACTCGTGATGTTGGGCAGATGCTCTTATCTAAAAGTCAGGGATCTCTGTCTGTAAGtaactctaaattttgtcccaaaaaatttagagaactgtTGGTTGCTTTGGTTATTAAGCATGATTTGCCTTTTCGATTTGTTGAGTATGATGGTTGGAGAGAGATGATAAAATACTTGCATCCTGATGCACCTCTTATCTCTAGGAATACCCTTAAGGCTGATTTGAAAAGTTTGCATATGAGGGAGAAGCAAAAAGTGAAAGTTATGTTGAAAGGTTGTCCTGGTaggatttgtttaacatctGATTTGTGGACTTATTTGACTACTGATGGATATATGTGTCTCACagcacattttattgacaagaattgggttttaactaaaagggtgttaaacttttcattcatgcccccaccacataatggtatATCTTTGTGTGAAAAGACGTATAATTTGCTagaagagtgggggattgagaccaaggttttcagtataacattggataatgcttcttctaatgatgtttgtgttggtttattaagaaatcaattgaacATAAAGAAAGCCCTTGTTTGTGAAGGCGGGTTTTTTCACATtcgttgttgtgcacacattcttaatttgatagttcaagatggtttgaaagagattAATAGTGCACTTCAAAAGATCCGTGACAGTGTGAAGTATGTTAGAGGATCAcaaattagaaaacaaaatttccttttggctgtgaataaaatgtcattggatagtaGAAAGGGGctaaaacaagatgtgccaaccagatggaattctacatatcttatgcttgagactgctattcattatcggagtgcttttagttatttagagaTGATTGATTCAAACTATCAGCATTGCCCTACTGCACTTGAGTGGGAACAAGCTACTCATATATGTAGTTTTTTGGCTCCTTTTTACCATGCTACATGTGAGTTTTCTGGTACCAAGTATCCCACAGCCAATCTCTACTTTCCTGTGATCTTTGATATTTATGTAACCTTgaaggaagaagttgagagcgaagatgaatataagagattaatgtcagcacaaatgctctctaaatttgagaaatattggtcagaatttagtgTAGTATTGGCTATTGCAGTTGCGTTGGATCCTCGTTACAAGCTTGAACTTGTAAATTTCTGTTATACGAGGCTTTATGGAGCTAATAATAGTAGAGAGTATTGTCATGTTCGTGACAAAATGATCTATCTTTTTTTGGAGTACGGTGGTT contains the following coding sequences:
- the LOC133852685 gene encoding uncharacterized protein LOC133852685, which produces MNQDQEQPEQMSNEVLGDDDIVGDFEDDVIELTTREEENDSVCVEKEKGKNSRKGQKRRKTSAVWDHFDAIHGKEGEKLKAKCKLCGAVYLAPSTYGTGNLKRHIENCPRRSTRDVGQMLLSKSQGSLSVSNSKFCPKKFRELLVALVIKHDLPFRFVEYDGWREMIKYLHPDAPLISRNTLKADLKSLHMREKQKVKVMLKGCPVQDGLKEINSALQKIRDSVNYLEMIDSNYQHCPTALEWEQATHICSFLAPFYHATFALDPRYKLELVNFCYTRLYGANNSREYCHVRDKMIYLFLEYGGSSSTSSSAISLHSLDTRNVNSQASQPQVKAVKRTSATMKAFINSGGNAHANKSQLEVYFDEPRLIIAEGGDFDILSYWKGNECRYPIVAAMARDILSIPISTVASESTFSVGGRVIDQYRSLLKPDIVEALICTRDWLFEEEELTKMNVEELEEDILTLNLNSNDVLVPSSSGTASINIP